Proteins encoded by one window of Cellvibrio sp. KY-GH-1:
- a CDS encoding AGE family epimerase/isomerase → MNAVVLPARFAPLPQEFHAELIAIADWWAQHAPDQAQGGFYGEISADNQPVTQASKGIILNARILWFFSEVAQAVDNPDYRRNAQRAYDYIVAHFVDSEFGGVYWELDATGQPINTKKQIYAQAFTIYALCAYYQLTQDEQALHLAQSCFSLIEQHGIDRAREGYLEAFTREWGVIADLRLSEKDLNYPKSQNTHLHILEAYTRLYQVDKRESVKAALRYNIEMFDKYMIDRNTHHLRMFMDLEWKDFSPGYTYGHDIEASWLIAQALESLGDDAYTEFLTPTLLNIAEVTLQEGIGAYGQVLDSYDFATQAVNVDTVWWVQAEALVGFLFAYAMTGETRYYEAAKNIWQFIKTYQIDHKNGEWFWLSSLQARAADAYYKVGFWKCPYHNGRAMLEAVRYLQKLA, encoded by the coding sequence ATGAATGCAGTTGTATTGCCGGCGCGTTTTGCGCCGTTGCCGCAAGAATTTCATGCGGAATTAATTGCCATTGCCGACTGGTGGGCGCAGCATGCACCCGACCAGGCGCAAGGTGGTTTTTACGGAGAGATTTCCGCGGATAACCAGCCAGTAACGCAAGCGAGCAAGGGGATTATTTTAAATGCGCGCATCCTCTGGTTTTTTAGCGAAGTCGCGCAAGCAGTGGATAACCCCGATTATCGTCGTAATGCGCAGCGCGCTTACGATTACATAGTTGCACATTTTGTCGATAGCGAATTTGGTGGTGTTTATTGGGAGTTGGATGCAACGGGCCAGCCCATCAATACCAAGAAACAAATCTACGCCCAGGCATTTACCATTTACGCGCTCTGCGCCTATTACCAGTTAACGCAGGACGAGCAGGCCTTGCACCTGGCGCAATCCTGTTTTTCCTTAATTGAGCAACACGGTATTGATCGCGCGCGCGAAGGATATTTGGAAGCGTTTACGCGCGAATGGGGTGTGATTGCCGATTTGCGGTTGAGTGAAAAAGATCTGAATTATCCCAAATCACAAAATACCCATTTGCATATTCTGGAAGCCTATACACGTTTGTATCAGGTTGATAAACGTGAATCGGTAAAAGCAGCCTTGCGTTATAACATCGAGATGTTTGATAAATACATGATCGATAGAAATACGCATCATCTGCGCATGTTTATGGATCTGGAGTGGAAAGACTTTTCGCCCGGTTATACCTACGGTCATGACATTGAAGCCAGTTGGTTAATTGCCCAGGCATTGGAGTCGCTGGGTGATGATGCTTACACCGAGTTTCTCACTCCAACTTTGCTGAACATCGCCGAAGTGACCTTGCAAGAAGGTATTGGTGCATACGGGCAGGTGCTGGACTCTTACGATTTTGCTACTCAAGCCGTGAATGTCGATACCGTCTGGTGGGTGCAGGCAGAAGCACTGGTTGGATTTTTGTTCGCCTATGCAATGACCGGTGAAACGCGTTATTACGAGGCTGCAAAAAATATTTGGCAATTTATTAAAACCTATCAAATCGACCATAAAAATGGTGAATGGTTTTGGTTGTCCAGTTTGCAGGCCCGTGCAGCAGATGCTTACTACAAGGTCGGTTTCTGGAAATGCCCTTATCACAATGGGCGCGCGATGTTGGAAGCGGTGCGCTATTTGCAAAAATTGGCTTAA
- a CDS encoding cellulase family glycosylhydrolase — MKTISYFKTARYMGIWAAILSFGLSSVALAAEPKKADAYQAFVKVKGTQFEKSGKPYYIAGTNMWYAGYLGAANKVGNRARLAKELDTLKALGVNNLRVLAVSEKSDINSVVKPATTNGFGNYDEELLKGLDYFMAEVAKRDMTVVLYLNNYWQWSGGMSQYMSWVDGKPMQDPNVTKDWEGFMARSASFYQSTKAQDEYRKTIKKIVTRVNTVTGKTYADDAAILSWQLANEPRPGNSNATDKEKQIYVDWINGVTSYIKELDPHHLVSTGSEGLMGSVRDEKLFIDAHTSKNVDYLTYHMWIRNWGWIDKTNFAGTWDAGWAKGEEYLTSHIAIAKKIGKPIVLEEFGLDRDAGAYDIKATTQVRDKFYQQVFNVLWTPMKKGEPIAGYNFWAWNGAARTSRPNYWWQEGDDYMGDPPQEEQGMYGIFDSDASTIAIIKAFNAKIHSLNK; from the coding sequence ATGAAAACAATAAGCTACTTTAAAACAGCAAGATATATGGGGATTTGGGCGGCGATCCTGAGTTTTGGCTTGAGTTCTGTCGCATTGGCGGCGGAACCAAAAAAAGCGGACGCGTATCAGGCGTTTGTAAAAGTGAAAGGTACACAGTTTGAAAAGTCGGGCAAACCCTATTACATCGCAGGCACCAATATGTGGTACGCCGGTTATTTGGGTGCCGCGAATAAAGTGGGTAATCGCGCTCGTCTTGCCAAAGAATTGGATACGCTCAAAGCGCTAGGCGTCAATAATTTGCGCGTGCTCGCTGTATCGGAAAAAAGCGATATTAATTCGGTGGTAAAGCCGGCGACGACCAACGGATTTGGCAATTATGATGAGGAATTATTAAAAGGTCTGGATTATTTTATGGCCGAAGTGGCCAAGCGCGATATGACGGTAGTGCTCTACTTGAATAACTACTGGCAGTGGTCGGGCGGTATGAGCCAGTACATGAGTTGGGTTGATGGCAAGCCCATGCAAGATCCTAACGTCACTAAAGATTGGGAAGGTTTTATGGCGCGTTCGGCCAGCTTTTACCAAAGCACCAAAGCTCAGGACGAATATCGCAAAACGATTAAGAAAATCGTTACGCGCGTAAACACAGTCACGGGCAAAACCTATGCGGATGACGCGGCCATTCTGTCCTGGCAATTGGCTAACGAACCGCGCCCGGGTAATTCCAATGCGACAGACAAAGAAAAACAAATTTATGTGGATTGGATTAATGGCGTAACTTCGTACATTAAAGAGTTGGATCCGCATCATTTGGTGAGCACCGGCAGCGAAGGTTTAATGGGGTCAGTACGCGATGAAAAATTATTTATCGATGCGCATACCAGTAAGAATGTGGATTACCTGACTTATCATATGTGGATTCGCAACTGGGGCTGGATTGATAAAACCAATTTTGCCGGCACTTGGGACGCGGGCTGGGCGAAAGGTGAAGAATATTTAACATCGCACATCGCAATTGCTAAAAAAATCGGCAAGCCAATTGTGTTGGAAGAATTTGGTTTGGATCGCGATGCGGGTGCTTATGATATTAAAGCCACCACTCAGGTGCGCGATAAATTTTATCAGCAAGTCTTTAACGTGCTTTGGACGCCGATGAAAAAAGGCGAACCCATTGCTGGTTATAACTTCTGGGCCTGGAACGGTGCAGCGCGCACTAGTCGCCCGAATTACTGGTGGCAGGAAGGCGATGACTACATGGGTGATCCACCCCAGGAAGAGCAAGGTATGTATGGTATTTTTGATTCCGATGCATCAACGATTGCGATCATTAAAGCCTTTAACGCGAAGATTCACAGTTTGAATAAATAA
- the aga27 gene encoding alpha-galactosidase Aga27: MTKKLLLCCGVIASLLLGAQAHAQKFDQLAKTPQLGWNSWNTFGCNVDENMIREMADAMVTTGMKDAGYQYINVDDCWHGERDKNGFIQADKKHFPSGMKALADYVHAKGLKIGIYSDAGNTTCAGRPGSRGHEYQDAITYASWGIDYVKYDWCDTKDINPVSAYSTMRDALHKAGRPILFSICEWGDNKPWDWAKDVGHSWRTTGDIYPCWNCEHNHGSWSSWGVLPILDKQAGLRKFAGPGHWNDMDMMEVGNGMTEDEDRAHFSLWAMMASPLIAGNDLRSMSEATKKILTNKDMLAINQDKLGVQAMKWIDDGDIEIYVKPLEKGEFAFLFLNRDDVARDYTLDWAFHYMKDDISKHEIFFDQKKFNWRDIWNTAKGSTAEKYTTKIPAHGVVVLRLTPQ, translated from the coding sequence ATGACAAAAAAACTACTTCTCTGCTGTGGCGTTATTGCCTCGCTTTTATTGGGTGCGCAGGCCCATGCACAAAAATTTGATCAGCTTGCCAAGACGCCGCAATTGGGCTGGAACAGCTGGAATACCTTTGGTTGTAACGTCGACGAAAACATGATTCGCGAAATGGCTGATGCCATGGTGACAACCGGCATGAAAGACGCGGGCTACCAGTACATTAACGTGGATGATTGCTGGCACGGCGAGCGCGATAAAAACGGTTTTATCCAGGCCGATAAAAAACATTTTCCGTCTGGCATGAAAGCGCTTGCCGATTATGTACACGCAAAAGGTTTGAAAATTGGTATTTATTCCGATGCCGGTAATACCACTTGTGCCGGCCGTCCGGGCAGCCGTGGCCATGAATATCAGGATGCCATTACTTACGCGAGTTGGGGTATTGATTACGTGAAATACGATTGGTGTGATACTAAAGATATCAATCCGGTTTCTGCGTATTCAACGATGCGCGATGCGCTGCATAAAGCTGGTCGCCCGATTTTATTCAGCATTTGCGAATGGGGCGATAACAAGCCCTGGGATTGGGCCAAAGATGTTGGCCATTCTTGGCGCACCACTGGCGATATCTATCCCTGCTGGAATTGCGAGCACAACCACGGTTCCTGGTCGTCATGGGGCGTGTTGCCAATTCTCGACAAGCAAGCCGGCTTGCGCAAATTTGCTGGACCCGGTCACTGGAATGATATGGATATGATGGAAGTCGGCAATGGTATGACTGAAGACGAAGATCGCGCACATTTCTCGTTATGGGCCATGATGGCATCACCGCTAATCGCGGGGAATGATTTGCGCAGCATGAGTGAGGCCACCAAAAAAATCCTCACTAATAAAGATATGCTCGCCATCAATCAGGACAAGCTGGGTGTTCAAGCAATGAAGTGGATTGATGATGGCGACATCGAAATCTACGTCAAACCGCTGGAGAAAGGTGAATTCGCGTTTCTGTTCCTGAATCGTGATGATGTTGCGCGCGATTACACGCTGGATTGGGCCTTTCACTACATGAAAGACGATATCAGCAAGCACGAAATTTTCTTCGACCAGAAGAAATTCAACTGGCGCGATATTTGGAATACGGCCAAGGGTTCAACGGCAGAAAAATACACCACAAAAATTCCTGCACACGGTGTAGTGGTGTTGCGTTTGACTCCGCAATAA
- a CDS encoding GGDEF domain-containing protein, producing the protein MQKTSKSSLILLYRALFLSTVLALVAILTYFALPDRKVRILPGFGHESHLFFDGEKGGLTTANWVNQPAFHFTCTATTPVTETPYCGLSINFHKFENGIDYSNFQHIELKIRYHGNNHRLRLKLHNFKPAHTNGDTQETLQGLEVSILASDANKLLVIDNRGWGNFSQGSTVDIGIDLVPPIAPGTHELQLEYVEIHGKRFKAESWYLGVALLWLLSNLFFITRHLMQQEKRIRNDSQRLSTLALYSNDLQQESQHYKLLSNTDPLTGALNRNGFATDMGQRSPAGKMESNTTLMIIDIDHFKRINDSYGHDAGDVVLRETAKIIHNNTRAADRFVRWGGEEFVLYCENTNPQQALLIAEKIRLSIESANILYNSAAIPMTVSVGIGVALASEDFDHLFKRTDQALYKAKNMGRNCIVLSDTNDK; encoded by the coding sequence ATGCAGAAAACGTCAAAATCCTCACTAATATTGCTCTACCGGGCTCTGTTTCTATCAACGGTGCTTGCGTTAGTGGCAATACTTACCTATTTCGCCTTGCCCGATCGAAAAGTTCGCATATTGCCGGGATTCGGCCATGAATCGCATTTATTTTTCGATGGGGAAAAGGGCGGACTAACAACGGCCAACTGGGTTAACCAACCGGCGTTCCACTTTACCTGTACTGCGACCACCCCGGTTACTGAAACCCCTTACTGTGGCTTAAGCATTAACTTTCACAAATTCGAGAATGGAATTGATTATTCCAATTTTCAACATATTGAATTAAAAATTCGGTATCACGGAAATAACCATCGCTTGCGTTTGAAGCTGCACAATTTCAAACCGGCACACACCAATGGCGATACACAAGAAACCTTGCAAGGGCTGGAAGTGAGTATTTTGGCGAGTGATGCCAATAAATTGCTCGTCATCGACAACCGGGGTTGGGGCAATTTTTCTCAGGGCAGCACAGTTGATATAGGCATAGACCTGGTTCCACCCATCGCACCTGGCACACACGAACTACAACTTGAATATGTAGAAATTCACGGCAAGCGCTTCAAAGCAGAATCCTGGTATTTGGGTGTGGCTTTGCTGTGGCTGTTATCCAATTTATTTTTTATTACTCGCCATTTAATGCAACAAGAAAAACGTATTCGCAATGACTCGCAACGTTTATCGACCCTTGCCCTTTACTCTAACGACCTGCAGCAGGAATCGCAGCACTACAAATTACTTTCCAATACAGACCCATTAACAGGCGCACTTAATCGCAATGGGTTTGCTACCGACATGGGGCAACGTTCACCCGCTGGAAAAATGGAATCGAACACTACACTAATGATTATCGATATCGACCACTTTAAACGCATTAATGACAGCTATGGCCACGACGCTGGCGATGTTGTGCTGCGTGAAACCGCAAAAATTATCCACAACAACACCCGTGCCGCCGATAGGTTTGTTCGCTGGGGAGGAGAGGAATTTGTCCTCTACTGCGAAAATACCAATCCTCAACAAGCACTACTCATCGCGGAGAAAATTCGCCTCTCTATTGAATCGGCGAATATTCTTTACAACAGCGCGGCAATTCCAATGACAGTCAGTGTGGGAATAGGTGTTGCCCTAGCCAGTGAAGACTTTGACCATCTGTTCAAACGCACGGATCAAGCGCTCTACAAAGCCAAAAATATGGGGCGTAATTGCATCGTATTGTCCGACACAAACGATAAATAA
- a CDS encoding ankyrin repeat domain-containing protein, whose amino-acid sequence MKYGILSIFLLLSSYCHAETACISDSLRKSWETLQKEQFERSPASFFATIDACLKADKDIEDLVSIIDSSLIGLASKSPDTQKSTYLFNKSAIKYAAEKNIPLFQFVFARIHNNQYRWASELEPVDYYTYIFWLKKATQNGDQNALMDLARLAKGSFLTRYDEAPESMYFPFFTLNVNQAVSLLNSIDSTKLNKTFYPYDERNQLQRELTGSNEQITTKFDKAAVNPEPNYQKPIWLKGYIDEKTPITMVLYYQNDGYTGSYFYDKAFKKWKGKLAIKASTIKERLLVEVFDDSGKQIERFNLTIHSKKDNHIYYSTGTWSANGKNLRVELGDILLFDDFVSCEEMLLAPDFVFNRELDFGVGANSNMTSVANDCPLIIDNISFAQKAFSLASEIRHPPNTGPYCYGSLIHVKNRVASYKRAMAAYAPEMYMEKYQSEQPKDAKNLDNWSKIEPFSRKLSFDFNQELIVLDAKLQDFLKLRSNENTGKPEAFSKAAIAALLNYAVGSGTIEATKPNLISLYESKGINGINSTQPTPESIVDFQTSLNYALVNDYPDDLISVLIDKNQDLNFGNESPIFYSLHNKKLLTILLEKGADINYANSFGKTPLFYSIQNNDIALTEFLLSKGANLNHKYKSKTDYEAAQDHSTDYYCIYRKARTPLMHAAQHASLDMVKLLIRNGADSSAKDDNGDSAADYAKQANKTEIANYLNSL is encoded by the coding sequence ATGAAATATGGAATTCTTTCTATTTTTTTACTCTTATCTTCCTACTGTCATGCGGAAACAGCGTGCATCAGCGATAGCTTACGAAAATCATGGGAAACACTACAAAAGGAGCAATTCGAACGTTCGCCAGCTTCCTTTTTTGCAACCATAGATGCTTGCCTCAAAGCTGACAAGGATATTGAAGACCTGGTATCAATTATTGATAGCTCATTGATTGGATTAGCTTCCAAAAGCCCTGACACCCAAAAATCTACCTATTTATTTAACAAATCAGCAATCAAATACGCTGCAGAAAAAAATATACCTTTATTTCAATTTGTTTTTGCCCGCATACACAATAATCAATATAGATGGGCCTCCGAACTGGAACCGGTTGACTACTACACCTATATATTTTGGCTGAAAAAAGCGACCCAAAATGGTGACCAGAATGCATTAATGGATTTAGCTCGGCTAGCCAAAGGTAGCTTTTTAACTCGATATGACGAAGCTCCAGAATCTATGTATTTTCCATTCTTCACATTAAATGTGAATCAGGCAGTAAGCTTATTAAATAGCATTGACTCCACCAAGCTTAACAAAACATTTTATCCGTATGACGAAAGGAATCAATTGCAAAGAGAGCTGACAGGTTCAAATGAACAGATAACCACTAAGTTTGATAAAGCCGCTGTAAATCCAGAACCCAATTATCAAAAACCCATCTGGCTCAAAGGTTATATTGATGAGAAAACCCCAATAACCATGGTGCTTTATTATCAGAATGATGGTTATACCGGCAGCTATTTCTATGACAAAGCGTTTAAAAAATGGAAGGGAAAACTAGCCATAAAAGCAAGCACTATAAAAGAACGATTACTAGTTGAAGTTTTTGACGATTCAGGAAAACAGATTGAGCGTTTTAACTTAACAATACACAGTAAGAAAGACAACCATATTTATTACTCAACAGGAACATGGTCAGCAAATGGCAAAAACCTGCGCGTGGAACTCGGAGACATCTTATTATTTGATGACTTTGTAAGCTGCGAGGAAATGCTGCTAGCGCCAGATTTTGTATTCAATCGCGAACTGGACTTCGGCGTAGGCGCAAACAGCAACATGACGAGTGTAGCTAACGACTGCCCTCTAATAATTGACAATATTAGCTTCGCGCAAAAAGCATTTTCTCTAGCTTCAGAAATTCGCCACCCACCCAATACGGGGCCTTATTGTTATGGATCATTGATCCATGTAAAAAACAGAGTAGCCTCTTATAAAAGAGCTATGGCGGCTTACGCTCCAGAAATGTATATGGAAAAGTATCAGAGCGAACAACCAAAAGATGCTAAAAATCTCGATAACTGGTCAAAAATAGAGCCCTTTAGCAGGAAGCTATCTTTCGACTTCAACCAAGAGCTGATTGTTTTAGACGCTAAACTTCAAGATTTTTTAAAATTGCGCTCAAATGAAAACACCGGGAAGCCAGAGGCTTTCAGCAAGGCGGCTATAGCTGCCTTACTAAATTATGCTGTAGGCTCAGGAACAATAGAAGCCACCAAACCAAATTTAATAAGCCTTTATGAAAGCAAGGGCATTAACGGAATCAATTCAACACAACCAACCCCTGAGTCTATCGTTGATTTCCAAACATCGCTTAATTACGCATTAGTCAATGATTACCCTGATGATCTAATTAGTGTGTTGATTGATAAAAATCAGGATTTAAATTTTGGCAATGAATCTCCTATATTTTATTCACTGCATAACAAAAAATTATTAACGATTCTTTTGGAAAAGGGGGCAGATATTAATTATGCCAATAGTTTTGGAAAAACCCCCTTATTTTACAGCATTCAAAATAATGACATCGCATTAACCGAGTTTTTATTGTCAAAAGGCGCAAATTTAAATCATAAGTACAAATCAAAAACTGATTACGAGGCAGCACAGGACCACTCCACGGATTATTATTGCATATATAGGAAAGCCCGAACTCCATTAATGCACGCCGCCCAACATGCATCACTGGATATGGTAAAGCTACTAATTCGGAACGGCGCAGATAGTTCAGCAAAAGACGACAATGGCGATAGCGCGGCAGATTACGCGAAACAAGCGAACAAAACCGAGATAGCGAATTATTTAAATAGTCTTTGA
- a CDS encoding PleD family two-component system response regulator has product MANKRALIVDDSTTAQYRLKKMLRRYPLDIDVADTGEAALRYLAHHVPDVIFMDHTMPGMDGFRALQIIKSHPETAMVPVIMYTAQSGDVYTGQARALGALDVVSKDTINATDLSKVMETIHIYPGERQETTHEQIESAELIAAANKVTDINNHRIERRTPSPVALEQARNLELRLSHMEHTLEDNRRFITSRVVRELQGLRKTIRDELNDILQNQPQPAPQALPSPDPAPEPKQNGGWSVTSKLLSFAALLVIAYFLVQISQQLNQSSQVQEQLGKQLQDVTSKINKEPELISPALQNAGIGPQPALTTNNNDFIGDLAWTFNQNGALTFKQNTIDPKPVLRLHELLHRIASNGFKGTAQVTIFVGNFCVAIDNMGTAQLAKPDATLGDCMLSSEIYMLERVMDEYMRETNMILSNLTRTPNSTLQLQIGTAEGPDTYPERIPTVSARDWNTIAQNNNRIELTLIPDEQ; this is encoded by the coding sequence ATGGCTAACAAGCGCGCCCTGATTGTTGACGATTCGACAACTGCCCAATATCGCCTAAAAAAAATGCTGCGCCGCTATCCGCTGGATATTGACGTCGCCGACACCGGTGAAGCTGCACTGCGCTATCTCGCCCACCATGTACCCGATGTGATTTTTATGGATCACACCATGCCGGGAATGGATGGCTTTCGTGCGCTGCAAATTATTAAATCCCACCCGGAAACCGCGATGGTGCCGGTCATCATGTACACCGCCCAAAGCGGCGATGTTTACACCGGGCAAGCACGCGCACTCGGCGCATTGGATGTGGTCAGCAAAGACACCATCAACGCGACAGATTTATCCAAAGTGATGGAGACCATCCACATTTATCCCGGTGAACGACAAGAAACCACGCACGAACAAATAGAAAGCGCCGAATTAATTGCCGCTGCCAACAAGGTAACGGACATCAACAACCATCGCATCGAGCGCCGCACACCCAGCCCGGTTGCATTGGAGCAAGCGCGCAATCTGGAATTGCGCCTCAGCCATATGGAGCACACGCTCGAAGATAACCGCCGTTTTATCACCTCACGCGTAGTACGCGAGCTGCAAGGCCTGCGTAAAACTATTCGCGACGAACTCAACGACATTTTGCAAAATCAACCGCAGCCAGCTCCCCAAGCGTTACCAAGCCCCGATCCTGCGCCAGAACCAAAACAAAATGGCGGCTGGTCGGTGACCAGTAAATTATTATCCTTTGCCGCGCTGCTGGTAATCGCCTATTTCCTGGTACAAATTAGCCAGCAACTCAACCAAAGCTCGCAAGTACAGGAGCAACTGGGCAAACAACTGCAAGATGTCACCAGCAAAATAAATAAAGAGCCGGAATTAATTTCCCCGGCATTGCAAAATGCCGGTATCGGCCCGCAACCTGCACTCACCACTAACAACAACGATTTTATTGGCGACCTCGCCTGGACGTTTAATCAAAACGGCGCGCTGACTTTTAAACAAAATACCATTGATCCAAAACCCGTCTTGCGCTTGCACGAACTGCTGCATCGCATTGCCAGCAACGGTTTTAAAGGTACCGCCCAAGTGACTATTTTTGTGGGCAACTTTTGTGTAGCCATCGACAACATGGGCACTGCACAACTCGCCAAACCGGATGCCACCCTGGGTGACTGCATGCTTTCCAGCGAAATTTATATGCTGGAGCGAGTGATGGATGAATACATGCGCGAAACCAATATGATTCTCAGCAACTTAACGCGCACGCCCAACTCGACACTGCAATTACAAATCGGCACCGCCGAAGGCCCGGACACCTACCCCGAACGCATCCCCACCGTCAGCGCCCGCGACTGGAATACCATCGCGCAAAACAATAACCGGATTGAGCTAACGCTGATTCCGGATGAGCAATAA